Proteins co-encoded in one Streptococcus ruminicola genomic window:
- a CDS encoding Mini-ribonuclease 3, producing the protein MTKVDVNLINGIALAFEGDAIYSTYIRKHLIFQGMTKPNQLHRKATMYVSAKAQAMLINMMLEAQLLTEKEEEIYKRGRNTNSHTKAKNADVVTYRMSTGFEAVMGYLHMTEQIDRLEELIDWCIQAVEKIED; encoded by the coding sequence TGCCCTTGCTTTTGAAGGAGATGCCATTTATTCGACTTATATTCGTAAACACTTGATTTTTCAAGGTATGACAAAACCTAATCAATTGCACCGCAAAGCAACGATGTATGTTTCAGCCAAAGCTCAAGCGATGCTGATCAATATGATGCTAGAAGCGCAGCTATTGACTGAAAAGGAAGAAGAAATCTATAAGCGCGGTCGCAATACAAATAGTCATACCAAAGCTAAAAATGCTGACGTTGTGACTTACCGCATGTCGACAGGTTTTGAAGCTGTCATGGGTTATCTTCACATGACTGAGCAGATTGATCGTCTCGAAGAGCTTATTGATTGGTGTATCCAAGCGGTTGAAAAAATTGAAGATTAA
- the rlmB gene encoding 23S rRNA (guanosine(2251)-2'-O)-methyltransferase RlmB produces MKNKEFNDQNDIVYGVHAVTEALQANTGNKLYIQDDLRGKNVDKIKSLAAEKKVSISWTPKKTLSDMTNGAVHQGFVLRVSEFAYAELDTILEKAAQEENPLILILDGLNDPHNFGSILRTADATNVTGVIIPKHRAVGVTPVVAKTSTGAVEHVPIARVTNLSQTLDKLKEQGFWVFGTDMNGTPSHKWNTAGKLALIIGNEGKGISPNIKKQVDEMITIPMNGHVQSLNASVAAAVLMYEVFRHKVD; encoded by the coding sequence ATGAAGAACAAAGAATTTAATGATCAAAATGACATCGTTTATGGTGTGCATGCCGTAACAGAAGCCCTTCAAGCTAACACAGGAAATAAACTCTACATTCAAGACGACTTGCGTGGAAAAAATGTTGATAAAATCAAAAGCCTAGCCGCAGAGAAAAAAGTCTCTATTTCTTGGACACCTAAAAAAACGCTTAGTGACATGACAAATGGTGCCGTTCACCAAGGTTTTGTTTTACGCGTTTCAGAATTTGCTTATGCTGAATTAGATACCATTTTAGAAAAAGCTGCGCAGGAAGAAAATCCACTAATTCTGATTTTGGATGGACTCAACGACCCGCATAATTTTGGCTCAATTTTGCGAACAGCTGACGCAACAAATGTCACTGGTGTGATTATTCCAAAACATCGTGCGGTTGGTGTGACACCTGTGGTTGCTAAAACATCAACTGGCGCTGTCGAACATGTTCCGATCGCTCGTGTGACAAACCTCAGCCAAACGCTTGATAAATTGAAAGAACAAGGTTTCTGGGTATTTGGTACAGATATGAACGGAACACCATCACACAAATGGAATACAGCTGGCAAACTAGCCCTGATCATTGGTAACGAAGGAAAAGGCATTTCGCCAAACATCAAAAAACAAGTGGATGAAATGATTACGATTCCGATGAATGGTCACGTTCAAAGTTTAAATGCCAGTGTGGCAGCAGCGGTATTGATGTACGAAGTTTTCCGTCATAAAGTGGATTAA